The proteins below are encoded in one region of Actinomycetota bacterium:
- a CDS encoding ATP-binding protein, whose product MTLAGLVALYLVLGDRLGSSRGPFVLVGAGVLLATLAASSMAANWIKQSLELLARDLALIARGHSDRVTASGPQETVKLSEAINGMAEELAGVIDELRSETALREQILASMREGVVLADGYGEVIYANQAAHDMFGRSPRDLLPAQLEEPGEHELTIHHPRRRELRSTSVRLADGRTLVVIQDETERKRVESIRRDFVANASHELKTPVAGIMVTAETVERAIDEDITHAKRFAANLVREARRLSALVQDLLDLARLERGQGERIRLRLVGVVEEEVDSLRERIERKGLALTVELDREVEVLGVQEDLALMVRNLLENALVYTAEGSIEVTMADAGEAFELKVADTGSGIPTTDLERIFERFYRVDKARSRDTGGTGLGLAIVRHVAESHGGVVEVASELGSGSTFTVRLPHPA is encoded by the coding sequence GTGACGCTCGCAGGTCTGGTTGCGCTCTACCTGGTGCTCGGCGACCGCCTGGGGTCTTCCAGAGGGCCGTTCGTGCTCGTCGGTGCCGGCGTCCTCCTGGCGACCCTGGCTGCCTCGTCGATGGCCGCCAACTGGATCAAACAGTCGCTGGAGCTGCTGGCACGGGATCTCGCTCTTATCGCTCGTGGGCACTCGGACCGGGTCACGGCCAGCGGCCCCCAGGAGACGGTGAAGCTCTCCGAGGCCATCAACGGCATGGCCGAGGAGCTGGCCGGCGTCATCGACGAGCTGCGGTCGGAGACCGCGCTGCGGGAGCAGATCCTGGCCTCAATGCGGGAGGGAGTGGTGCTGGCCGACGGCTACGGAGAGGTGATCTACGCCAACCAGGCCGCCCATGACATGTTCGGGCGCAGTCCGCGGGATCTGCTGCCCGCCCAGCTCGAGGAGCCCGGGGAGCACGAGCTCACGATCCACCACCCCCGCAGGCGCGAGCTGAGGTCGACGTCGGTGAGGCTGGCCGACGGCCGCACCCTGGTGGTGATCCAGGACGAGACGGAACGCAAGCGGGTGGAGTCGATCCGCCGGGACTTCGTGGCCAACGCCTCCCACGAGCTCAAGACTCCGGTCGCCGGGATCATGGTCACTGCGGAGACGGTCGAGCGGGCCATCGACGAGGACATAACCCACGCCAAACGGTTCGCCGCCAACCTGGTCCGGGAGGCCCGGCGCCTGAGCGCCCTGGTACAGGATCTGCTCGACCTCGCCCGGCTGGAGAGGGGGCAGGGGGAGCGGATCAGGCTGCGCCTGGTGGGGGTGGTCGAGGAGGAGGTCGACTCGCTTCGGGAGCGCATCGAGAGAAAGGGCCTGGCGTTGACCGTCGAGCTGGACCGGGAGGTCGAGGTCCTGGGGGTGCAGGAGGACCTGGCGTTGATGGTCCGCAACCTGCTGGAGAACGCGCTCGTCTACACCGCGGAGGGTTCGATCGAGGTAACGATGGCCGACGCCGGCGAGGCATTCGAGCTGAAGGTGGCCGACACCGGCTCCGGCATCCCCACAACGGACCTGGAGCGCATCTTCGAGCGCTTCTACCGGGTGGACAAGGCCCGCAGCCGCGACACCGGAGGCACCGGCCTGGGTCTGGCGATAGTGAGGCACGTGGCCGAGAGCCACGGGGGAGTGGTGGAGGTGGCAAGCGAGTTGGGCTCCGGCTCAACCTTCACGGTACGCCTGCCGCACCCGGCATAG